From Candidatus Neomarinimicrobiota bacterium, the proteins below share one genomic window:
- a CDS encoding histidine--tRNA ligase: MTKKPIKPKPRTVKGFKDSLWGESFNRRMMLERIQAVYELYGFQQIETPALEYVDVLGKFLPDGDTPEEGIFAFESEDEWVALRYDLTAPLSRVIAQYQNLPTPFRRYQIGKVWRLEKPGAGRFREFTQFDIDTVGTTSILADCEVCAALVDAFEALGIEKKDFEVKISNRKIVNGVLESAGIEVRNNDGSLSDLAQNVLRSIDKLDRLGINGVTQLLTSGRKDKSGAFIKGAELSDREVDVIVQFLEVPRNSRSEVLDALSEFMKESPEGHTGLEELREMDSYLNDMGYDEDTILFAPTVVRGMAYYTGPVFEANLTFEIKDEKNRKREFGSVAGGGRYDDLIERFTGQKTPATGISIGVDRLLAALSTIKQNKDTLINAPVVVTVMDSDKISDYIKITSELRSSGISAETYLGSGGFNKQMKYADKRGAAVAVIVGSDEFAKDQVTVKDLMLGKELSESFQERKEWLAEQPSQVTVPRSDLIKTVSQILARYQSE, from the coding sequence TTGACAAAAAAACCAATCAAACCTAAACCTCGTACCGTCAAAGGATTTAAAGACTCGCTCTGGGGTGAGTCTTTCAACCGTAGAATGATGCTGGAGCGAATTCAAGCCGTTTACGAACTTTACGGCTTCCAACAGATAGAGACTCCGGCGCTTGAATATGTGGACGTGTTAGGAAAGTTTCTACCCGACGGTGACACACCGGAGGAAGGCATTTTTGCCTTTGAATCTGAGGATGAATGGGTGGCGCTGCGGTACGATCTAACCGCTCCTCTTTCAAGAGTCATCGCCCAATACCAGAACCTTCCGACACCTTTCAGAAGATATCAGATAGGAAAAGTATGGAGACTTGAAAAACCGGGAGCGGGAAGATTCAGGGAGTTTACTCAGTTCGACATTGACACGGTCGGCACTACCTCAATCCTGGCTGATTGTGAAGTTTGTGCTGCCCTGGTTGATGCTTTCGAAGCGCTCGGGATCGAGAAAAAGGATTTTGAAGTAAAAATAAGTAACCGCAAAATAGTGAATGGCGTGTTAGAATCCGCCGGTATTGAAGTGAGAAACAACGACGGTTCGCTTTCGGACCTTGCTCAAAACGTATTAAGAAGTATTGATAAACTGGACAGGTTGGGTATTAACGGCGTAACTCAACTTCTTACTTCCGGCAGGAAGGACAAATCGGGTGCTTTTATCAAAGGGGCTGAATTATCCGATCGGGAGGTTGATGTCATCGTTCAGTTTCTCGAGGTTCCTCGAAATTCGAGGAGTGAGGTTCTCGATGCGTTATCTGAATTTATGAAAGAGAGCCCCGAAGGTCATACAGGATTAGAGGAGCTCCGTGAGATGGACTCATACCTGAACGATATGGGATATGACGAGGACACTATCTTGTTTGCTCCGACAGTTGTAAGAGGCATGGCATATTATACCGGACCGGTATTCGAGGCTAATTTGACATTCGAAATCAAAGATGAGAAAAACCGTAAAAGAGAATTCGGCAGCGTTGCCGGGGGAGGAAGGTACGACGATCTTATAGAACGGTTTACCGGACAAAAAACTCCAGCTACCGGTATTTCCATCGGCGTGGATAGACTTCTTGCTGCGCTATCAACCATAAAACAGAATAAAGACACTCTGATTAACGCACCCGTTGTCGTAACCGTTATGGATAGCGATAAGATCAGTGACTATATAAAAATTACATCCGAATTACGCTCTTCCGGAATTTCAGCTGAGACATATCTCGGCAGTGGAGGTTTCAACAAACAGATGAAATACGCCGATAAAAGAGGAGCGGCCGTAGCGGTCATCGTCGGATCTGATGAGTTTGCCAAAGATCAGGTTACAGTCAAAGACCTCATGCTCGGCAAGGAATTGTCCGAGAGTTTTCAGGAGCGCAAAGAGTGGCTCGCAGAACAACCTTCACAAGTGACTGTCCCCCGTTCAGACCTGATAAAAACAGTCAGTCAGATTCTTGCGAGATATCAGAGTGAGTGA
- a CDS encoding sigma-54-dependent Fis family transcriptional regulator, producing the protein MRKREILVVDDEPKIGHYLTKALNIKNYQVQVASRGSEALEILKKKSVDLVITDLKMPEMTGLDLLKKIKMESPPVGVIVMSGYGTIEEAVESIKFGAFDFITKPFTIKKISELTNNYFKSYQDKTINSFNTGDNHYGDMLGRSDAMKEIFNTIDHIAHTDVTVFIQGPTGTGKEMVANALQERSKLKDKPYVRVNCAALPAGLMESELFGHVRGAFTGAVKDRKGMFELANGGTILLDEISEMELALQAKLLRVLQTGEIQRVGDENFKKVKVRVIATTNRNIEDEINDGNFREDLFYRLNVVPIFLPSLSERKEDIPLLAHYFVRRVASKYGKPELRLSEDSIKTLLSMDFPGNVRELENKLERAVVLSKNDELSPEDVLEALDGRVREKKRTQNSFTTGTIEGAERELILNSLNFNNGNRSKTAKELGITARTLRNKINRYRKEGVL; encoded by the coding sequence ATGAGAAAAAGAGAAATTTTGGTAGTAGATGATGAACCAAAAATCGGTCATTACCTTACAAAAGCATTAAATATAAAAAATTATCAAGTTCAAGTGGCTTCCCGCGGCAGCGAGGCATTAGAGATACTCAAGAAAAAATCGGTAGATTTGGTTATTACAGACCTTAAAATGCCAGAGATGACCGGATTGGATCTTTTAAAGAAAATAAAAATGGAATCACCGCCTGTGGGAGTAATAGTAATGAGCGGTTACGGGACTATCGAAGAAGCGGTGGAGTCAATTAAATTTGGCGCATTCGACTTCATTACAAAGCCGTTTACCATAAAAAAAATCTCGGAATTGACTAACAATTACTTTAAGTCGTATCAGGACAAGACGATTAATTCATTTAATACAGGTGACAACCATTACGGTGATATGCTCGGGCGAAGCGACGCTATGAAGGAGATTTTTAATACTATAGACCACATAGCCCATACAGACGTTACTGTCTTTATTCAGGGGCCGACGGGAACCGGAAAAGAGATGGTGGCCAACGCACTGCAAGAAAGAAGTAAATTAAAAGATAAACCATACGTAAGAGTAAATTGCGCGGCATTGCCTGCCGGTCTTATGGAAAGTGAACTCTTTGGGCACGTAAGAGGTGCATTTACCGGAGCCGTGAAAGACAGAAAAGGAATGTTCGAACTTGCAAACGGGGGTACCATTTTATTGGATGAAATAAGTGAAATGGAATTGGCGCTCCAGGCAAAGTTGCTTCGTGTGCTTCAAACAGGTGAAATCCAGCGTGTGGGCGACGAAAATTTCAAAAAGGTAAAAGTGAGGGTCATAGCCACTACTAATCGAAATATCGAGGATGAGATCAATGATGGTAACTTCAGGGAAGACTTATTTTATAGGTTGAATGTCGTCCCGATATTTCTGCCGTCATTAAGTGAAAGGAAGGAGGACATACCCCTGTTAGCACATTATTTTGTCAGAAGAGTGGCGAGTAAATATGGCAAACCCGAACTGCGTCTTTCGGAAGATTCTATCAAGACACTACTATCAATGGACTTCCCGGGTAATGTCAGGGAGTTGGAGAATAAGCTGGAACGAGCGGTTGTCCTGTCCAAAAATGATGAGTTATCGCCTGAGGATGTGCTTGAAGCGCTCGACGGTCGAGTAAGGGAGAAGAAACGCACACAGAATTCTTTTACTACCGGCACTATCGAAGGAGCGGAAAGAGAACTGATCTTAAACTCACTAAACTTCAACAACGGGAATAGATCCAAGACGGCAAAGGAACTGGGCATTACCGCCCGGACGCTGCGTAA
- a CDS encoding aromatic amino acid lyase produces the protein MSENGGKFIDIMGEKVAYPIILSHLPEHRLTINQLIAVACGNSNNNFATVEIDPLSIARCERSAEYISDAVHIAAKLSKSLGDDDEIDYRQLIYGVNTGFGNNKDKPIKSYADACRLSVNLIYSHLTAVGDPLPVEIVRAAILIRLRAFAEGRSGVRPEILFLLRDMLNNCVHPLIPSQGSLGSSGDLCQLAHLAVVMIGGGKAWHEPDFLSNGEKDSPPVSGNEALSSAGLQIPPVPEPIKNSGEVNIHLAPKEGLALTNGATISAAITAISIFDSSVVLKTANIIGSLSLQSLGGFSRAFDEKVHRARPYRGQISVAKDINRYIKDSNLIDRAAEGHHQQDEYSIRAIPQVHGAVHDALSHTHEQIEIEINSATDNPLIFIEDEDSPDSVDDSSSISEWKTYSAANFHGEPVGFAADYLKIAIAELGGISERRMQLLLDPKNNRGMPANLSSGTDGLDSGMMLYQYMAASLVAENKILCHPSSVDSIPTSANIEDHNAMSTTAARHLRMVVENVTKVLAAELLVSLQALDLRIRGDFPLTAHNGRKLDGEYKLNSVAAGVLELVRNGTDNLQSIPFINTDADFYEHPPNESIERAAQLIHWGKVVLEAERQ, from the coding sequence GTGAGTGAAAACGGGGGGAAATTCATTGATATAATGGGTGAGAAAGTGGCTTATCCCATCATTCTAAGCCATCTTCCCGAGCATAGATTAACAATAAATCAACTTATAGCGGTCGCATGCGGGAATTCGAATAATAATTTCGCAACGGTTGAAATAGACCCCCTCAGCATTGCAAGATGTGAACGCAGCGCGGAATATATAAGCGACGCCGTTCATATTGCTGCAAAATTGTCCAAAAGTTTGGGCGATGATGACGAGATCGATTATCGCCAGCTGATTTACGGTGTAAATACCGGCTTCGGCAACAATAAGGATAAGCCGATCAAGAGTTATGCCGATGCATGCCGTCTTTCAGTGAATTTGATTTACAGTCATTTAACTGCCGTTGGTGATCCGCTTCCAGTAGAAATAGTTCGAGCGGCAATACTGATACGGCTGAGAGCGTTTGCGGAAGGACGCTCTGGAGTCAGGCCGGAAATTCTATTCTTGCTGAGGGATATGCTGAATAACTGTGTTCATCCGCTGATACCGTCGCAGGGAAGTCTCGGTTCCTCAGGCGACCTTTGTCAATTAGCCCACCTCGCGGTAGTGATGATCGGAGGGGGCAAAGCGTGGCACGAGCCTGATTTTCTATCAAACGGCGAAAAAGATTCTCCCCCCGTCAGTGGAAATGAAGCCCTCAGCTCGGCGGGTCTCCAGATTCCACCCGTGCCGGAACCGATAAAAAACTCGGGTGAGGTCAATATCCATCTCGCACCAAAAGAAGGATTGGCTCTTACCAATGGGGCAACAATTTCCGCAGCGATAACCGCTATTTCTATATTCGATTCTTCGGTCGTGCTTAAAACTGCTAACATTATCGGTTCACTCTCGCTTCAATCGTTAGGGGGATTCAGCAGGGCGTTCGATGAAAAAGTTCACAGAGCAAGACCTTACCGCGGACAAATTTCCGTTGCAAAAGATATAAACAGGTATATAAAAGACTCAAATCTTATTGACAGAGCGGCAGAAGGTCATCATCAGCAAGACGAATATTCAATACGAGCGATACCTCAAGTACACGGCGCTGTGCATGACGCACTTTCACATACGCACGAGCAGATAGAGATAGAGATAAATTCTGCAACTGATAATCCTCTCATCTTCATCGAAGATGAGGACAGCCCGGACAGTGTCGATGACAGCTCTTCCATCAGCGAATGGAAGACTTATTCCGCCGCTAATTTTCACGGCGAACCGGTAGGGTTCGCGGCGGATTACCTTAAAATAGCTATAGCAGAATTGGGCGGCATATCCGAAAGGCGTATGCAGCTCCTTCTTGACCCCAAAAACAACAGGGGGATGCCGGCGAATCTGTCGTCAGGAACAGATGGACTCGATTCCGGAATGATGCTTTATCAGTACATGGCTGCAAGCCTCGTTGCGGAAAATAAAATATTATGTCACCCTTCGTCCGTTGACAGCATCCCTACCTCAGCAAATATCGAAGACCACAATGCAATGTCAACGACAGCGGCGCGTCATTTGAGAATGGTTGTAGAAAACGTTACAAAAGTCCTGGCTGCGGAACTTCTCGTATCACTCCAGGCGCTCGATTTGAGGATAAGAGGAGATTTTCCGCTAACCGCCCACAATGGCAGAAAGCTCGACGGAGAGTATAAGCTGAACAGTGTAGCGGCCGGCGTGCTCGAATTGGTTCGTAACGGCACCGATAATCTTCAGAGCATTCCGTTTATAAATACCGATGCAGATTTTTACGAACATCCTCCTAACGAATCAATAGAAAGAGCCGCGCAATTAATTCACTGGGGCAAAGTCGTTCTTGAGGCTGAAAGACAGTAG
- a CDS encoding response regulator, which produces MSTENNTERVIIIDDEVEVVSSLVDLLKSSGIEVEGETDSEKFIKRLDEEHFDVIVTDFKMPRVSGLDIARKVNKERYESDVIIITGYGTMDLAIQSLKQNVYDFILKPFKYEELIHTIELAFERRRLINEIKQLSIEREKHLKELSTLYDINDIVVNSSSRDAVLSFAKDTLSIGIGINSAGILLNSNGSNIYTPARGVGDFEKTFPDLSIDTNDEKLMTLIKGKGIAEIDDLSMLNHSSYDRNVTDNSKVWLIPMNVSSRLAGFICVVTDSSEGPLSTEKQKLLRVLANQLGPQLRIIEEENRIPSYRQGTLVRLKKRMKKSTQIVDAYGGSVAFVFFRVILNSDSRLSGETFLKGMETLGSLIQEKINENDDLMQIGIDAFLTSLYGRSKIETELVANSMSYDFQSILSESVSKEMVINVSSTSYPEDADDVMRLYHQLVHEYSSFINQPTIKKQRHEN; this is translated from the coding sequence TTGAGCACAGAAAATAACACTGAACGAGTAATAATAATTGATGATGAAGTAGAAGTCGTATCCAGCCTCGTCGATCTTTTGAAAAGCAGCGGGATTGAGGTTGAAGGGGAAACGGATTCTGAAAAATTTATCAAAAGGCTCGATGAAGAGCATTTTGATGTTATCGTCACGGATTTTAAGATGCCCCGAGTCTCAGGTCTTGATATTGCCCGCAAGGTGAACAAGGAGCGTTATGAGAGTGACGTAATAATAATCACCGGTTACGGGACGATGGATTTGGCAATACAATCGTTAAAACAGAATGTTTATGATTTCATACTGAAGCCTTTTAAGTACGAGGAGCTTATCCATACGATAGAGCTGGCGTTCGAAAGAAGAAGGTTAATAAATGAAATCAAACAACTCTCTATAGAACGTGAAAAACATTTAAAAGAGTTGTCTACCTTGTATGACATCAATGACATCGTCGTAAATTCATCGAGCCGTGATGCTGTCTTGAGTTTTGCGAAAGATACACTCAGCATCGGAATAGGAATAAATTCCGCAGGGATTCTCTTGAATTCTAATGGATCCAACATTTACACACCTGCAAGGGGAGTCGGTGATTTTGAGAAGACCTTTCCGGATTTGTCAATAGACACAAACGACGAGAAGTTAATGACACTGATTAAAGGTAAAGGAATTGCCGAAATAGACGATCTCTCGATGCTCAATCATAGCTCTTATGATAGGAACGTAACCGATAACAGTAAGGTTTGGCTGATTCCAATGAATGTCAGTTCGCGGTTAGCAGGATTTATTTGCGTAGTTACCGATTCGAGTGAGGGACCCCTTTCTACCGAAAAACAGAAGCTATTAAGAGTTCTCGCAAACCAACTCGGTCCGCAACTAAGAATTATCGAAGAAGAAAACCGCATACCCTCTTATAGACAGGGTACTCTGGTTCGATTGAAAAAACGAATGAAGAAGTCAACGCAAATCGTTGATGCGTATGGTGGGTCAGTAGCATTCGTTTTTTTCAGAGTAATTTTAAACTCCGATTCCCGTTTATCGGGTGAGACATTTTTAAAGGGTATGGAAACTTTAGGTTCTTTGATCCAGGAAAAAATTAATGAAAACGATGATCTGATGCAGATAGGTATAGACGCATTCTTAACATCATTATACGGAAGAAGTAAAATTGAAACTGAGCTTGTCGCGAACAGTATGAGCTATGATTTCCAATCAATATTGTCGGAATCCGTATCAAAAGAGATGGTGATAAATGTAAGCTCCACCTCGTATCCTGAGGACGCCGATGATGTAATGCGCTTATATCATCAGCTGGTACATGAATACTCCTCATTTATAAATCAACCAACAATAAAGAAACAGAGACATGAGAATTAA
- a CDS encoding DUF342 domain-containing protein, giving the protein MKVLNQIDKEEIEKTVNEGGLTLLLSVDEMRLYMTYDPELNEGTPSLDVVYALAGKLGVTGGLMDSVVEHYINNEESSNHILIAEGSPPKNGFDAKILYEFDLLSEGDSQYFPSNTIGKTHSSGKIQIRKGELIAQKLPASKGSPGRTLTGGKIEFQPEDIPLPSGRNTLKSADGLSLTAAKSGIISTENDLVHVEDTFTVDGDVGYDTGNIDFLGNIKINGDVRPGFIVEADGDIEITGCAESARLISRKGSIRVLHGILGKNKSKIIAAKDLETGFIQDANITVGNNVIAGRYILNSELNAEGCIRVLDSEGTIRGGKISSKESIRAKVAGSTKRIPTQLKIGRNLDGAALQRVLELDKQLKELSQKMKTNERQIQFIELLEERVEKLPRDKKSGKELLIHANEEIRAELERMKEEKVGLLANSLNKDVEKKIEIVSKVFPGVIINIDTEEYLVQQELLGSVFKLEEGAITVEHRK; this is encoded by the coding sequence ATGAAAGTTTTAAATCAGATAGATAAAGAGGAAATAGAGAAAACAGTAAATGAGGGAGGGCTTACCCTCTTATTATCCGTTGACGAAATGCGATTATACATGACATATGACCCGGAACTTAATGAGGGAACTCCTTCGTTAGACGTTGTGTACGCTCTTGCCGGAAAGCTTGGAGTGACTGGCGGTTTAATGGATAGCGTTGTCGAACATTATATCAATAACGAAGAATCATCCAATCATATTTTGATAGCCGAAGGATCACCGCCTAAAAATGGTTTTGACGCAAAAATTTTGTATGAATTTGATCTTTTATCAGAAGGCGATTCACAGTATTTCCCAAGTAATACAATAGGAAAGACGCACTCTTCAGGGAAAATCCAAATTAGAAAAGGAGAGCTGATTGCCCAGAAACTTCCGGCAAGTAAAGGTTCGCCCGGAAGAACTCTCACCGGGGGAAAAATCGAATTTCAACCCGAAGATATTCCTCTTCCTTCAGGCAGAAATACACTGAAATCAGCGGACGGTTTATCGTTAACTGCAGCGAAGAGCGGGATTATATCCACAGAAAATGATTTGGTGCATGTTGAGGATACATTCACCGTAGACGGAGATGTAGGTTACGATACGGGGAATATAGACTTTCTTGGAAATATAAAAATCAACGGCGACGTGAGACCGGGTTTCATAGTTGAAGCGGATGGTGATATAGAGATTACGGGCTGCGCTGAATCTGCGAGGCTGATTTCGCGAAAAGGCAGTATCAGAGTATTACACGGGATATTAGGTAAGAACAAATCCAAGATCATCGCAGCAAAAGATCTGGAGACGGGATTTATTCAAGACGCAAATATCACTGTAGGGAATAACGTAATAGCCGGGAGATATATTTTGAATAGTGAATTAAATGCTGAGGGCTGTATCAGAGTACTCGACAGCGAAGGAACTATCAGGGGAGGGAAGATCAGTTCAAAAGAAAGCATAAGAGCGAAAGTTGCCGGATCTACAAAGAGGATACCGACACAGCTTAAGATCGGAAGGAACCTTGACGGTGCAGCGCTACAGAGAGTATTAGAATTAGATAAGCAGCTGAAAGAATTATCTCAAAAAATGAAGACAAATGAAAGACAAATACAGTTTATCGAGTTGTTGGAAGAGCGGGTAGAAAAACTCCCGAGAGATAAGAAATCCGGTAAGGAACTATTAATTCATGCCAACGAAGAAATCAGAGCTGAATTGGAAAGAATGAAAGAGGAGAAGGTCGGACTACTTGCCAATTCGCTGAACAAGGACGTCGAAAAGAAAATTGAGATCGTGTCAAAGGTATTTCCGGGTGTGATCATTAACATTGATACGGAGGAATATCTTGTGCAACAAGAGCTATTGGGATCGGTTTTCAAGCTCGAAGAAGGGGCTATAACGGTTGAGCACAGAAAATAA
- a CDS encoding sigma-54-dependent Fis family transcriptional regulator — MVNVKTKKTDSELKPSLLIVDDEPLVRKSLARILTKEGYEVRTVDSGAKVFKNDLLSKTDVILLDLFLGKESGFDVLEKVREIAPHVVVIVVTGHGDVRSAVEAMKKGAYQFIEKPSDKKTIVDIVNRATYKDIPQDGKQKLQKITISIGRRREQFFYGEAFEPTIKLARKAAKGGNSTILIQGQSGTGKELLARYIHNQSSRKDKPFVAINCATLPKDLIESELFGYESGAFTGARLKGKVGFVGQAEGGTLLLDEVGELPTELQTKFLRFLETKEYYQLGSAELQYSDVRIMASTNANLAARVKEKKFRKDLFYRLNVVHLNIPPLADRKDEILPLAEYFLEYFNRKYNNHIKGFKERVKAYLRALPWDGNVRELKNLVERAIIISSSNYITFEDVDTQISSKEFDIIKMDINLDLLNNENPLWEARKEVISKVLELTNGNKSKAAKLLKIPRSTLRFYLNKGSAGQE; from the coding sequence ATGGTTAACGTGAAGACCAAAAAGACGGATTCTGAATTAAAGCCTTCACTCCTTATCGTGGATGATGAACCACTGGTGAGGAAGTCTTTGGCAAGAATCTTAACGAAAGAAGGATACGAGGTTAGAACTGTAGACAGCGGTGCAAAGGTATTCAAAAATGACCTGCTATCGAAAACGGACGTAATATTGCTGGACCTGTTTTTAGGTAAAGAAAGCGGTTTCGACGTCCTTGAGAAAGTGAGGGAAATCGCTCCCCACGTAGTTGTAATAGTCGTTACGGGTCATGGGGATGTCAGGTCTGCAGTCGAAGCTATGAAAAAAGGAGCTTACCAGTTCATAGAAAAGCCGAGTGATAAAAAGACAATTGTCGATATTGTCAACAGGGCAACGTATAAGGATATACCTCAAGACGGTAAGCAAAAATTACAGAAAATCACTATCTCCATCGGGAGAAGGAGAGAGCAATTTTTTTATGGTGAGGCGTTCGAACCTACGATCAAATTAGCGCGTAAAGCAGCCAAAGGAGGAAATTCCACGATCCTCATCCAGGGACAAAGCGGTACGGGAAAAGAGCTCTTAGCAAGATATATTCACAACCAATCGAGCAGGAAAGATAAGCCGTTTGTAGCAATTAATTGTGCGACACTGCCGAAAGATTTAATTGAGAGCGAATTATTCGGCTATGAATCCGGAGCATTTACCGGTGCGAGACTAAAAGGTAAAGTCGGATTCGTCGGGCAGGCGGAAGGCGGAACACTGCTTCTCGATGAAGTGGGAGAGCTTCCTACCGAACTACAAACAAAATTTCTAAGATTTCTGGAAACAAAAGAATATTATCAATTGGGCAGCGCCGAGCTTCAATATTCGGATGTCAGAATAATGGCTTCAACTAATGCGAACCTTGCGGCACGGGTAAAGGAAAAAAAATTCAGAAAAGATCTCTTCTATCGGCTGAACGTCGTTCACTTGAATATCCCTCCGTTAGCGGATCGGAAAGATGAGATTTTACCGCTTGCAGAATATTTTCTTGAATATTTTAACAGAAAGTATAACAATCATATCAAGGGTTTTAAGGAGAGGGTTAAAGCGTATCTTCGGGCGCTCCCGTGGGATGGCAACGTCAGGGAGTTAAAAAACCTTGTCGAAAGGGCTATAATAATCAGTAGCAGCAATTATATAACCTTTGAAGACGTAGATACTCAGATTTCAAGCAAAGAGTTCGACATCATAAAAATGGACATAAACCTCGACCTTCTTAACAATGAAAATCCTCTCTGGGAAGCTCGTAAAGAAGTGATTTCCAAAGTACTTGAACTAACGAACGGAAATAAAAGTAAAGCGGCAAAGCTGCTGAAAATCCCGCGCAGCACGCTCCGGTTTTATCTTAATAAGGGGTCTGCGGGGCAAGAGTAA